One stretch of Schizosaccharomyces pombe strain 972h- genome assembly, chromosome: III DNA includes these proteins:
- the tip41 gene encoding TIP41 type 2a phosphatase regulator Tip41, which translates to MQKQDDFSFKYWTIKVQRGSILKSHEMENLQSTLGFPPPEMTFGNNYISIEYKNQPVVGFFTEDALKMVGTKPEDVMQVSFAKDWAKSRIKPGEEYPVIYPFDWTYYTDYQGTIQRPNAKFIEIDQVIPVQKILNAGQNLWFNEIILFEDELADNGKSMFDVRARVVQGHLILLARLVVRLDKVNVRLNETRIYIDLLNDFLLKDCRKKQATYDKIIKQIPVGGDKAALLDDNNWLSERLDTVDHKIYKLNF; encoded by the coding sequence ATGCAAAAACAAGatgatttttcatttaaatattgGACTATCAAAGTCCAACGGGGgtcaattttaaaaagccaTGAGATGGAGAACCTTCAAAGTACATTGGGTTTTCCACCTCCTGAGATGACCTTTGGGAATAATTACATCTCAATTGAATACAAGAATCAGCCTGTAGTTGGATTTTTTACTGAAGATGCTCTTAAAATGGTTGGTACCAAACCTGAAGATGTAATGCAAGtttcttttgcaaaagaCTGGGCCAAATCCAGAATTAAGCCCGGAGAAGAATACCCTGTGATTTACCCATTTGATTGGACTTATTATACTGATTATCAGGGAACTATACAACGTCCAAATGCAAAATTCATTGAAATTGATCAGGTAATACctgttcaaaaaatacttaACGCAGGACAAAATTTATGGTTCAATGAGATAATTCTTTTCGAAGATGAGTTAGCAGATAATGGAAAATCAATGTTTGATGTGAGAGCTCGAGTTGTTCAGGGTCATTTAATATTGTTAGCACGCCTTGTCGTACGTTTAGACAAGGTAAATGTTCGATTGAATGAGACGAGGATATATATTGATTTGTTGAATGATTTTCTCTTGAAGGACTGCCGTAAAAAGCAAGCTACTTACgacaaaattattaaacaaataccTGTGGGGGGAGACAAAGCTGCATTGCTAGATGATAACAATTGGTTAAGTGAGCGCCTTGATACCGTTGACCATAAAATCtataaattgaatttttga
- the set9 gene encoding histone lysine H4-K20 methyltransferase Set9, with translation MRQTNTHLETFSLFDDVCTCLLVDKVFYWSQIHKVRKLVDRSIERMESCSIINIITKYIIEQTDLDQAAKNILQFRELDPLLRRLSSTSLLAFTRHLKYYLSLYLPSCKFEICSTNQYFSSSKPEACVIARESINAGEDITDLCGTIIKLSPKEERNIGIGKDFSILHSSRLDSMCLFLGPARFVNHDCNANCRFNTSGKRIWLRCVRDIKPGEEITTFYSSNYFGLENCECLCVSCERMGINGFKKLFHTSATSTSCSSKSSSDVSDLSSLPQSNRYVISEEDRSFLNIWDSGGELSDASSSDLDEEFSLFIPRHKKRVWSREKRLLSEMAITNHSPLLNVDDYRKFREDLWKKRHGKRKVYQCSNCSQTFINEDIQNSSAFCPKCIRHSKLFSLPWPCRHKVNRELKLEKEKEINTKRNLVTSSHSMSLRHKKAVDYQS, from the coding sequence ATGCGCCAGACGAATACTCATCTTGAAAcgttttctctttttgaCGATGTTTGTACTTGTTTGCTAGTTGACAAGGTGTTTTATTGGTCCCAAATTCATAAAGTACGAAAATTAGTGGATCGATCAATTGAGCGAATGGAAAGCTGTtctattataaatattataacCAAATATATTATAGAGCAAACAGACCTTGACCAAGCGgcaaaaaatattctgCAATTTCGTGAACTTGATCCATTGTTGCGGAGATTGTCAAGCACTTCTTTACTAGCATTTACTCGACATCTGAAGTACTACCTCTCATTATATCTACCATCAtgcaaatttgaaatttgttCAACAAACCAATACTTTTCTTCCTCAAAGCCTGAAGCTTGCGTAATAGCGCGTGAATCAATTAATGCTGGAGAAGATATTACAGACCTCTGTGGAACAATTATTAAGTTATCTCCTAAAGAAGAGCGGAATATAGGAATTGGAAAAGACTTTAGCATCCTTCATTCAAGCCGCTTAGATTCGATGTGTCTATTTTTGGGCCCTGCACGATTCGTTAATCATGACTGCAATGCTAACTGTCGATTTAACACTTCTGGTAAGCGCATTTGGCTGCGCTGTGTAAGAGACATAAAACCAGGTGAAGAAATTACTACCTTTTATTCTTCTAATTACTTTGGCCTTGAAAATTGTGAATGCCTTTGTGTCTCATGTGAACGAATGGGCATCAAtggttttaaaaagcttttccATACTAGTGCTACTTCAACAAGTTGTTCTTCCAAGAGTAGTTCTGATGTTTCCGATCTGTCTTCTTTGCCGCAGTCAAATCGTTACGTGATTTCCGAGGAAGATCGTAGCTTCTTGAATATTTGGGATTCAGGTGGTGAACTGAGTGATGCGTCCAGTTCTGATTTGGATGAGGAGTTTTCACTATTTATACCAAGGCACAAAAAAAGGGTGTGGTCTCGAGAAAAAAGGCTTTTGTCTGAGATGGCCATAACGAACCATAGTCCGTTACTGAATGTGGATGATTATCGAAAATTTCGTGAAGATCTatggaaaaaaagacatggaaaaagaaaggtttACCAATGCTCAAACTGTAGCCAGACATTTATTAATGAAGACATTCAAAATTCGAGTGCATTTTGTCCGAAATGTATTAGACATTCTAAACTCTTTTCATTACCTTGGCCTTGTAGACATAAAGTTAATCGTGAATTGAAActagagaaagaaaaggaaattaatACAAAAAGGAACTTAGTTACCAGCTCGCATAGTATGTCTCTGCGACACAAAAAAGCTGTTGATTATCAAAGTTAG
- the mid1 gene encoding anillin-related medial ring protein Mid1, with protein sequence MKEQEFSYREAKDVSLDSKGLENSFLSSPNREKTPLFFEGNSNETSGYDQTKNFTHGDGDMSLGNLSELNVATDLLESLDLRSMYMHGYGHLDSSFSSQHSPDNRKRMSSTSVFKRINSEEEGRIPSLTYSAGTMNSTSSSTASLKGADIVADYETFNPDQNLAELSFDRSKSSRKRAVEVAEFSRAKTMSPLEYTVQHPYQSHNELSTNPARARAGSVPNLARIPSDVKPVPPAHLSASSTVGPRILPSLPKDTTEDNPALERVETTASLDMDYKPLEPLAPIQEAPVEDTSEPFSSVPEATLDDSDISTESLRKKVLAKMEAKRISSGSSYASTLRKVYDFSELSLPTNGKDYDELYLQSSRNSEPEISTIINDSLQQENMDEDISATSIPKSQAAYGHGSVTYHEVPRYNLTSASVGYSISSQRGRIKSSSTIDNLSAILSSEDLRHPSMQPVPGTKRTYSNYCENEPNKSSQSLVSSESHNVEGWNYSETGTVGFYDPSAEISASIDELRQSTPVARDSELLSRAHSFDLNRLDLPSQDKSTSYEVPNGTENQSPRPVTSLGFVNETFFEEKPKAPLPLGRFYIHLNSILNISISEVHSPIKIIVNTPTQNMQLPWQAVNGNNRLDHDFAFHVDDNFKVSFMFLDIPIEDKSNGSKGVSATKDVSNGKPAETKSKARKFFDKLFNRRKKRKLNKAAAVENSKAKKSVVIKKVSGTATLNLGNVKDSCFGKAFNVEIPIISRGFLEAIPVKINSIGKRTLGNLTLTCLYIPELSVPEQELPFTLEQATMDLRHVRSNYLYNEGYLYRLEDSSIRRRFVVLRSKQLNFYAEKGGQYLDTFQLSKTVVSIPMVNFSEAVSNLGLVAGILATSVDRRHVQLFADSKKVCQKWLQVMNSRSFALDRGTEKLWLQEYVNFMA encoded by the coding sequence ATGAAAGAGCAAGAGTTCTCATATAGAGAAGCAAAAGATGTGTCTCTTGACTCTAAAGGCTTAGAAAAcagttttctttcttctccAAATCGAGAAAAAACAccccttttttttgaggGTAACAGTAATGAAACCTCGGGATATgatcaaacaaaaaactttacaCATGGAGATGGCGATATGTCCCTTGGAAACCTTTCGGAACTAAACGTTGCGACAGATCTTTTAGAGTCACTTGATTTAAGAAGCATGTATATGCATGGCTATGGGCACCTCGattcatctttttcttctcaaCATAGTCCTGATAATCGTAAAAGAATGAGTAGTACATCAGTGTTTAAGAGGATTAATTCCGAGGAAGAAGGTCGCATTCCTAGTTTGACGTACTCGGCAGGAACTATGAACTCGACAAGTTCTTCTACTGCGTCTTTGAAAGGTGCTGATATTGTTGCAGATTATGAAACATTTAATCCGGATCAAAATTTAGCTGAATTATCCTTTGACCGCTCCAAATCGTCTCGCAAGAGGGCGGTAGAAGTAGCAGAATTTAGTCGAGCTAAGACAATGTCTCCGTTGGAATACACTGTTCAACATCCATATCAATCCCATAATGAACTGTCTACAAACCCAGCCCGAGCAAGAGCTGGAAGCGTTCCCAACTTGGCTCGCATACCATCTGATGTCAAGCCCGTACCTCCAGCACATCTATCTGCATCTTCTACTGTAGGTCCAAGGATTCTTCCTAGTCTTCCCAAAGATACCACAGAGGACAATCCAGCGTTGGAAAGGGTCGAAACGACGGCGTCTCTCGATATGGATTATAAACCTTTAGAACCTTTAGCTCCCATTCAGGAAGCCCCTGTTGAAGATACTTCAGAGCCTTTTTCTTCAGTCCCAGAGGCCACCTTAGACGACTCAGATATCTCTACAGAAAGTCTTCGTAAAAAGGTTTTGGCCAAGATGGAAGCAAAACGGATTTCCAGTGGATCTTCCTATGCTAGTACACTTAGGAAAGTTTATGATTTCTCTGAGCTTTCCCTTCCCACCAACGGTAAAGACTATGATGAGTTATACCTTCAATCTTCCCGTAATTCAGAACCTGAGATTTCTACTATTATCAATGATTCTTTACAACAGGAAAATATGGATGAGGATATTAGTGCCACTTCAATTCCGAAATCTCAGGCCGCCTATGGTCATGGATCTGTAACGTATCATGAAGTCCCCAGATACAATCTAACTTCTGCTTCCGTGGGATATAGTATATCTAGTCAACGTGGTCGTATAAAAAGCAGTTCTACCATTGACAATTTGAGTGCTATTTTAAGCTCTGAAGATTTACGTCACCCATCAATGCAACCCGTACCAGGAACGAAGCGTACTTATAGTAATTATTGTGAAAATGAGCCAAACAAGTCTAGCCAAAGTTTAGTCAGTTCTGAGTCCCATAACGTCGAAGGATGGAATTATTCGGAAACTGGTACAGTAGGTTTTTACGACCCTAGTGCCGAGATATCCGCCAGCATTGATGAACTTAGGCAGTCTACGCCTGTAGCCAGAGATAGCGAACTTTTAAGTCGTGCACATTCCTTTGATTTGAATCGCCTTGATCTTCCAAGTCAGGATAAGAGTACGTCTTACGAAGTCCCGAATGGTACTGAAAATCAATCACCACGTCCTGTTACTTCTCTTGGATTTGTGAATgaaacattttttgaagagaaACCAAAGGCGCCCTTGCCACTTGGTCGCTTTTATATACATTTGAACagcattttgaatatttcgATAAGTGAAGTCCATTCACCTATCAAGATAATAGTTAATACGCCTACGCAAAATATGCAGCTTCCTTGGCAAGCTGTTAATGGGAATAATAGGTTGGACCAtgattttgcttttcatgTTGACGATAACTTTAAAGTGAGTTTTATGTTTCTTGACATCCCTATTGAGGACAAGTCCAACGGTTCGAAAGGAGTATCTGCTACAAAAGACGTTTCAAACGGTAAGCCTGCTGAAACGAAATCCAAAGCtaggaaattttttgacaagCTTTTCAACCGACgcaaaaagagaaaactCAACAAGGCTGCTGCAGTTGAGAATTCAAAGGCTAAGAAGTCAGTGGTTATCAAGAAAGTCTCGGGTACTGCTACGTTAAATTTGGGTAATGTCAAAGACAGTTGTTTTGGAAAGGCTTTCAACGTAGAAATACCCATCATTTCCAGAGGCTTCTTGGAAGCGATTCctgtaaaaataaactcTATAGGGAAACGTACACTTGGTAATCTAACTTTGACTTGTTTGTATATTCCTGAGCTTTCGGTTCCAGAGCAGGAATTGCCATTTACCTTAGAACAAGCTACGATGGACTTGCGACACGTTAGAAGTAACTATCTATATAATGAGGGATACTTGTATAGATTGGAAGATTCATCTATTCGAAGACGTTTTGTCGTTTTACGCTCAAAGCAGCTGAATTTTTATGCTGAAAAAGGTGGGCAATATTTGGATACTTTTCAGCTTTCTAAGACAGTAGTTTCAATCCCAAtggtaaatttttcagAGGCAGTTTCAAACCTCGGTCTAGTAGCTGGAATATTGGCTACATCTGTTGATAGAAGGCATGTTCAGTTGTTTGCGGACTCTAAAAAGGTTTGCCAAAAATGGCTTCAGGTGATGAATTCACGCTCGTTTGCTCTAGATAGGGGTACTGAGAAATTATGGTTACAAGAATACGTGAATTTTATGGCTTAA
- the cwf20 gene encoding protein Cwf20, which translates to MSLVSYPRSESESDIEEETPLASKSFDPTLFQHARRKLSVDSTKKSPKRLKRQVDLQKSSFNDKTFNESDVISNERFKSNDLLELLPAPKNQAELAPKSSKRSDLDLNENYLLPNNSVSDLTSTGSSETVKKSTYSEKSGNVSLFNIVGSESKQASLVDSDQKPYQPILIKPKARANPPKLRNQPENDFISIANHSVHSNAEDINIINEDYIEIGRHRKEKGRIIDVDINKLPKPTQEALPSAPTIKSVAPGRHQLSSLVEMAISQKDNFEAYFEQQRSNKKASSQKYGF; encoded by the coding sequence atgtcTCTGGTTTCATATCCTCGATCAGAATCCGAAAGCgatattgaagaagaaacacCATTAGCTTCTAAAAGTTTCGATCCTACTTTGTTTCAGCATGCGCGCAGAAAATTGTCGGTTGACAGCACTAAAAAGTCACCTAAACGCCTGAAACGGCAAGTTGATTTACAgaaatcttcttttaatgataaaacttttaatgaatctGATGTTATCTCTAATGAACGATTTAAATCTAATGATTTACTTGAACTTTTGCCTGCCCCAAAAAATCAAGCTGAATTAGCTCCAAAGTCATCTAAAAGATCGGACCttgatttaaatgaaaactaTTTATTACCTAATAACTCTGTAAGCGATTTAACCTCTACTGGATCCTCCGAAACTGTCAAGAAATCAACGTATTCAGAAAAGTCTGGTAACGTTTCGTTATTTAATATCGTAGGATCAGAGTCAAAGCAAGCCTCTTTAGTAGATTCCGATCAGAAACCTTACCAAccaattttgataaaaccTAAAGCTAGAGCAAATCCTCCGAAATTGAGGAATCAACCCGAGAACGATTTCATTTCTATTGCTAATCACTCAGTACATTCAAATGCAGAGGACATAAACATTATCAATGAAGATTACATTGAAATTGGACGCCACCGAAAAGAGAAGGGACGAATTATAGACGTTGATATCAACAAACTTCCAAAACCGACCCAAGAAGCATTGCCAAGCGCCCCTACTATTAAAAGTGTTGCACCTGGTCGTCATCAACTGTCTTCTCTTGTTGAAATGGCTATCAGTCAAAAAGACAACTTTGAAGCTTATTTTGAGCAGCAACGATCAAACAAAAAGGCATCTTCTCAAAAGTATGGGTTTTAG
- the ppc1 gene encoding phosphopantothenate-cysteine ligase: MPEMDKSNDFFEENPCPNSLGDVSSLIEDFINLQSNSQNIAFVTSGGTLVPLEQNTVRFIDNFSAGNRGAASAEYFCKSGYSVIFLYRNYSLMPFTRRYEGPWTNLFERSNGSQEKPWIVKQEFQSTVFNALNELDTYTKHHRLIMIPYTTLTEYLWYLKAIAERLQIIASRALFYLAAAVSDFHIPPKELSEHKIQSGSGSNKLEVKMHPVPKFLRFLVDTWAPEASIISFKLETDPSILIDKARVALQRYNHQLVIANLLSTRKRSVAFVTSKTVEWLHLSDDDIVKKVEIEQYIVSRAISLHKERIQEFAKAP; the protein is encoded by the coding sequence ATGCCAGAAATGGATAAATCTAACGATTTCTTTGAGGAGAATCCTTGTCCTAACTCACTCGGTGATGTCTCAAGTCTGATTGAAGATTTTATAAACCTTCAATCAAACTCCCAAAACATTGCATTTGTTACTAGTGGCGGCACACTTGTGCCTCTTGAGCAAAATACGGTGCGTTTTATCGATAACTTTAGTGCAGGAAATCGTGGTGCAGCATCTGCTGAATACTTTTGCAAGTCTGGATATTCGGTCATTTTTCTGTATAGAAATTATAGTTTAATGCCATTTACTCGACGATATGAAGGTCCCTGGacaaatttgtttgaaagaAGTAATGGCAGTCAGGAGAAGCCTTGGATTGTCAAACAAGAGTTTCAATCGACAGTATTCAATGCACTCAACGAATTAGATACATATACGAAACATCATCGACTGATAATGATTCCTTATACTACACTCACAGAATATTTGTGGTACCTGAAAGCTATAGCTGAACGTTTACAGATAATCGCTTCAAGAgcattgttttatttagcAGCTGCTGTTAGTGATTTCCATATTCCACCGAAGGAATTGAGCGAGCACAAAATTCAAAGTGGTTCTGGAAGTAACAAATTAGAAGTCAAAATGCATCCGGTTCCAAAATTTCTGCGTTTCTTGGTTGACACATGGGCTCCTGAAGCTTCTattatttcctttaaattAGAAACCGACCCTAGTATTCTGATTGATAAAGCAAGAGTAGCTTTACAACGTTATAACCACCAGCTGGTGATCGCCAACCTTCTTTCAACAAGGAAACGATCTGTCGCGTTTGTAACCTCAAAAACGGTTGAATGGCTTCATTTGAGCGACGATGACATTGTAAAAAAGGTAGAAATCGAGCAATACATTGTTTCGAGGGCAATTTCGTTGCACAAGGAACGAATTCAAGAGTTCGCAAAGGCACCTTAA
- the fra3 gene encoding protein fra3, whose product MKLAIGRLLSPLFLKNPQKPLIITKRFYSTPGERRIKDILTEKLSPSSLRVIDVSGGCGSMYQVAIKSKAFQGKNTLAQHRLVNSILKEEIRNMHGLNLSTEVEDDISAGGSTTSS is encoded by the coding sequence ATGAAGTTAGCCATCGGTAGGCTTTTAAGcccattatttttgaaaaatccTCAGAAACCCTTGATCATTACTAAACGATTTTATTCGACACCCGGAGAACGAAGGATAAAGGACATACTCACTGAGAAGCTTTCACCTAGTTCTTTGAGAGTTATCGACGTTTCTGGAGGATGTGGCAGCATGTATCAAGTTGCAATTAAAAGCAAAGCCTTCCAAGGGAAGAACACTTTGGCGCAGCACCGTCTAGTCAATTCTATCCTCAAAGAAGAAATCAGAAATATGCACGGACTGAATTTGTCTACCGAAGTCGAAGACGATATATCTGCCGGCGGATCGACTACAAGTTCATGa
- the cmc2 gene encoding cytochrome c oxidase biogenesis protein cmc2 yields MNKSPIEEEFDLRKQHQKLLKKNCQKEIEDFVKCATGRTFSVTWKCRSENKTMKDCLTKAADEISEWQIRSEYNKAKQESFIGKQDEKK; encoded by the exons atgaataaatctCCAATTGAAGAGGAATTTGATCTTCGGAAACAGCACCAAaagctattaaaaaaaaattgccagaaagaaattgaagattttGTGAAATGCGCTACTGGCAGGACTTTTAGCGTAACCTGGAAATGTAGAAGTGAAAATAAAACGATGAAGGATTGTTTAACCAAAGC CGCAGACGAAATATCGGAGTGGCAGATCAGGTCGGAATACAATAAAGCTAAACAAGAAAGCTTTATCGGAAAGCAAGACGAAAAGAAGTAG
- a CDS encoding MatE family transporter — MEGENDPLLGSYKPKRRRSSLVYGLSRPQFLDTAASEVSPIPQERPTTSLRKPTPRVQRPATDVSYGALEETEENESIASGLSVQEDFNSKAWWKELTLLIKFATPVVLTSLLQYGEVVTTVFSLGHLGKTELAAASLSNMTATITAFAIYQGIVSALDTVGTQSFGSGNYEMVGLHLQRILAILLLIQFPIFLIWWKIEGILLFLRQDPLTCMFAAKYMRVMMLASPAYALFEALKRFLQVQGIFHPVTYILAIVVPINIFLNYLFVWSPWVGFGFLGAPVAVALTLWSACAVLIIYIMKVNGRQAWGGFSREALKNWGPLCRLAVPGVIMICSEYWAFELVTFASGVLGTTELASMSVLSTTSTLSYNLAFGVAAAAATRVGNLIGAGNTKLAKLATHVSINLGAAIGVIIAVILFLTRNTWTYIFTSDKDVVALVATIIPLVALINIADNTQCVAGGLLRGQGRQRIGGVVNFIAYYLLGLPVAIILCFKLDWGLYGLWIGIGAAILIIAGVETWCSLHVNWDHLVELANRQFDEA; from the coding sequence ATGGAAGGGGAAAATGATCCTTTATTAGGATCTTATAAGCCTAAACGAAGAAGATCGAGTCTTGTTTACGGTTTGTCAAGACCCCAATTTCTTGACACCGCAGCTTCGGAAGTTTCACCTATTCCACAAGAAAGACCCACTACTTCCTTAAGAAAGCCTACACCTAGGGTACAAAGACCTGCGACTGATGTATCATATGGCGCTTTAGAGGAAACAGAAGAAAACGAATCTATTGCGAGTGGCCTTTCAGTACAAGAAGACTTTAATAGCAAGGCATGGTGGAAAGAATTAACATTACTTATTAAATTCGCAACCCCTGTTGTATTAACGTCTTTACTTCAGTATGGTGAGGTGGTTACTACTGTTTTCTCTTTGGGCCACTTGGGTAAAACAGAGCTTGCGGCTGCAAGTCTGTCTAACATGACTGCCACAATTACGGCTTTTGCTATTTATCAGGGGATTGTATCTGCTTTGGATACCGTTGGAACTCAAAGTTTCGGATCTGGAAATTACGAAATGGTGGGTTTACATTTACAGAGGATTCTGGCCATATTGTTGTTGATACAATTCCCTATTTTCTTGATATGGTGGAAAATAGAGGGCATACTTTTATTCCTTAGACAGGATCCTCTTACTTGTATGTTTGCGGCAAAGTATATGCGAGTAATGATGTTGGCTAGTCCGGCATACGCATTATTTGAAGCACTAAAACGTTTCCTTCAGGTGCAAGGTATATTTCATCCTGTAACATACATTTTAGCAATTGTTGTAcctattaatatttttcttaattacCTTTTTGTGTGGAGTCCCTGGGTTGGTTTCGGTTTTCTAGGTGCACCGGTCGCTGTAGCATTAACGCTATGGAGTGCTTGTGCTGTTCTAATTATCTATATTATGAAGGTAAACGGACGACAAGCATGGGGAGGTTTTAGTAGAgaagcattaaaaaattggggCCCGTTATGTCGATTGGCTGTTCCTGGTGTAATTATGATTTGCAGTGAGTACTGGGCTTTTGAACTCGTTACTTTCGCATCGGGCGTGTTGGGTACCACTGAATTAGCCTCTATGTCTGTTTTGTCTACTACCTCGACCCTTTCTTATAATTTGGCTTTCGGTGTCGCTGCTGCAGCTGCCACAAGAGTAGGAAATTTAATTGGTGCTGGAAATACGAAACTCGCTAAGCTAGCTACGCACGTTTCTATCAATTTAGGTGCTGCAATTGGTGTTATCATTGCTgtaatcctttttttaactcGCAACACATGGACTTACATTTTTACGTCTGATAAAGATGTCGTCGCATTGGTTGCAACTATCATTCCCCTTGTTGCACTCATTAATATTGCCGATAATACACAATGTGTAGCTGGAGGCCTTCTTCGGGGACAAGGAAGACAAAGGATTGGTGGGGTAGTAAATTTCATCGCATATTATTTATTGGGTTTGCCTGTTGCCATAATCCTTTGCTTCAAGCTAGATTGGGGGCTGTACGGTTTATGGATTGGAATTGGAGCTGCAATTCTAATTATTGCTGGAGTAGAAACTTGGTGCTCATTGCATGTCAATTGGGACCATTTAGTTGAACTTGCTAATCGTCAGTTTGATGAGGCTTAA
- the cbp3 gene encoding ubiquinol cytochrome-c reductase assembly protein Cbp3 — translation MSRCCLNLPLRPAFVKQPVWGKSIYGPLRRRFSFSPINVINHSPSETKRRDPVEELRYKPLTPPQDPRKVAPPNSFLKKISLIYQKYISPKQNLYYEATGTARYMYFEAARQATPEKNSLGAFEFWYQKCEIPMTFQSWFQITQLHLWILHTRIRGLPKNEKVAFSQALTTRFFEDMELRIHKDYRINSNRISGMYLKDLFQQQTGAIFGYDQGMLGSDAVLATSVWRNLFVGRPDVDLVILETIVKFIRLNVYRLSCLSTDDFINGKGVHFVPPEESAQTNI, via the coding sequence ATGAGTCGCTGCTGTTTAAATTTGCCATTGAGACCAGCATTTGTTAAGCAGCCGGTATGGGGGAAGAGTATATACGGTCCCTtaagaagaagattttcattttctccAATAAATGTTATTAATCATTCACCTTCGGAAACGAAGAGAAGAGACCCAGTAGAAGAACTCAGATACAAACCCCTTACACCTCCTCAAGATCCACGTAAAGTGGCTCCGCCAAATAGTtttctaaagaaaataagtcttatttatcaaaaatatatctctcctaaacaaaatttatattatgAGGCTACTGGTACTGCAAGATACATGTATTTTGAGGCTGCTCGACAAGCTACCCCCGAAAAAAACTCGCTAGGTGCTTTTGAATTTTGGTACCAGAAGTGTGAAATTCCTATGACATTTCAGTCTTGGTTTCAAATAACGCAATTACATTTGTGGATCCTCCATACTCGCATTCGTGGTTTgccaaaaaatgaaaaagttgCCTTTTCACAGGCATTAACTACTCGTTTCTTTGAAGACATGGAACTCAGAATTCATAAAGATTACCGCATTAATAGCAATCGAATTTCTGGTATGTATCTGAAAGATCTGTTTCAGCAACAGACCGGCGCCATTTTTGGTTATGATCAAGGAATGCTGGGAAGTGATGCTGTTTTGGCTACATCCGTTTGGCGTAACCTTTTCGTTGGTCGCCCAGACGTCGACTTAGTAATTCTTGAGACTATTGTTAAATTTATTCGCCTCAATGTTTATCGCCTGTCATGTTTATCAACCGATGACTTTATCAATGGGAAGGGAGTACACTTCGTCCCACCTGAAGAAAGTGCacaaacaaatatttga